The following are encoded in a window of Flavobacterium cupriresistens genomic DNA:
- the rpsD gene encoding 30S ribosomal protein S4: MARYTGPSTRIARKFGEAIFGDDKSFEKRNYPPGQHGMAKKRGKKSEYAVQLMEKQKAKYSYGILEKQFRNLFEKASATKGVTGEVLLQLCEARLDNVVFRMGIAPSRRGARQIVSHRHVTVNGEVVNIPSYHLKPGDKVAVREKSKSLEAIERSLSNSSHVYEWITWNNDLKEGTFVSVPARLQIPENIKEQLIVELYNK; the protein is encoded by the coding sequence ATGGCAAGATATACTGGTCCTAGCACAAGAATCGCTCGTAAATTTGGCGAAGCAATTTTCGGAGATGATAAATCTTTCGAGAAAAGAAATTACCCACCTGGACAACACGGGATGGCTAAAAAAAGAGGAAAAAAATCTGAGTACGCTGTTCAGTTAATGGAAAAGCAAAAAGCTAAATATTCTTACGGAATTTTAGAAAAACAATTCAGAAATTTATTCGAAAAAGCATCAGCTACTAAAGGAGTTACTGGTGAAGTTTTATTACAATTATGTGAAGCAAGATTAGATAACGTTGTTTTCAGAATGGGTATTGCTCCTTCTAGAAGAGGTGCTCGTCAAATCGTATCTCACAGACACGTTACTGTTAATGGTGAAGTTGTAAATATTCCTTCTTACCACCTTAAGCCTGGTGATAAAGTTGCAGTTCGTGAAAAATCTAAATCTTTAGAAGCTATCGAACGTTCTTTATCAAATTCAAGTCATGTTTACGAATGGATTACTTGGAACAATGATCTTAAAGAAGGAACTTTCGTTTCTGTACCTGCGAGACTTCAAATTCCAGAAAACATTAAAGAACAATTAATCGTAGAGTTGTACAACAAATAA
- the rpsK gene encoding 30S ribosomal protein S11, with product MAKATAKKRKVIVESTGEAHISATFNNIIISLTNKKGEVISWSSAGKMGFRGSKKNTPYAAQMAAEDCSKVALEAGLKKVKVYVKGPGNGRESAIRSIHNGGIEVTEIIDVTPMPHNGCRPPKRRRV from the coding sequence ATGGCTAAAGCAACTGCAAAAAAACGTAAAGTTATCGTTGAATCAACGGGTGAAGCTCATATTTCTGCCACTTTCAACAACATTATCATTTCTTTGACTAATAAGAAAGGTGAAGTTATTTCTTGGTCTTCAGCTGGTAAAATGGGTTTCAGAGGTTCTAAAAAGAACACTCCGTACGCAGCTCAAATGGCAGCAGAAGATTGTAGTAAAGTAGCTCTTGAGGCAGGACTTAAAAAAGTAAAAGTTTATGTAAAAGGACCAGGAAACGGACGTGAGTCTGCTATCCGTTCTATTCATAACGGTGGAATTGAAGTTACTGAGATTATCGATGTTACTCCAATGCCTCACAACGGATGTCGTCCTCCAAAAAGACGTAGAGTTTAA
- the rpsM gene encoding 30S ribosomal protein S13, giving the protein MARIAGVDIPKNKRGVIALTYIFGLGKSRAIEILEKAQVSQDKKVQDWNDDEIGAIRDAVSFYKIEGELRSEVSLNIKRLMDIGCYRGIRHRSGLPLRGQRTKNNSRTRKGKRKTVANKKKATK; this is encoded by the coding sequence ATGGCAAGAATAGCAGGGGTAGATATCCCAAAAAATAAGAGAGGTGTTATAGCACTTACCTACATCTTTGGATTAGGAAAAAGTAGAGCTATTGAGATTTTAGAGAAAGCTCAAGTAAGCCAAGATAAAAAAGTTCAAGATTGGAATGATGATGAAATCGGAGCGATTCGTGACGCAGTTTCATTTTACAAAATTGAAGGAGAATTACGTTCTGAAGTTTCTTTAAACATCAAGCGTTTAATGGATATTGGTTGTTATAGAGGTATCCGTCATAGATCTGGTCTTCCATTAAGAGGACAAAGAACTAAAAACAACTCTAGAACTAGAAAAGGTAAAAGAAAAACTGTTGCGAACAAGAAAAAAGCAACTAAATAA
- the ykgO gene encoding type B 50S ribosomal protein L36, translated as MKVRASVKKRSPECIIVRRKGRLYVINKKNPRFKQRQG; from the coding sequence ATGAAAGTTAGAGCATCAGTAAAAAAGAGAAGTCCCGAGTGCATCATTGTGCGTAGAAAAGGGAGATTGTACGTAATAAACAAAAAGAATCCTAGATTTAAACAAAGACAAGGATAA
- the infA gene encoding translation initiation factor IF-1 produces MAKQSAIEQDGSIIEALSNAMFRVELENGHIVIAHISGKMRMHYIKLLPGDKVKLEMSPYDLSKARITYRY; encoded by the coding sequence ATGGCAAAACAATCAGCAATAGAACAAGACGGATCAATCATTGAAGCATTATCAAATGCGATGTTCCGTGTGGAGTTAGAAAATGGACATATCGTGATTGCTCATATTTCCGGAAAGATGCGTATGCATTACATCAAATTATTACCTGGTGATAAAGTGAAACTGGAAATGAGCCCTTATGATTTGTCAAAAGCAAGAATTACTTATCGATATTAA
- the secY gene encoding preprotein translocase subunit SecY encodes MKKFIESISNVWKIEELKNRILITLGLLLVYRFGAHVTLPGIDATQLTGLAGQTKNGLGSILDMFTGGAFSKASVFALGIMPYISASIVVQLMGIAIPYLQKLQNDGESGRKKINQITRWLTIAITLVQGPTYIYNLYRTLPGSAFLLGFNSPEFLFSSVIILVTGTIFAMWLGEKITDKGIGNGISLLIMVGILARLPQAFIQEFTTRVTNNNGGPMLLVIEIIVWLLVIISCVLLTMAVRRIPVQYARRTTTGDYEQDLAGGNRQWIPLKLNASGVMPIIFAQAIMFIPAAVAGLSKSDTSQSIVGAFSDMFGFWYNLVFATLIIVFTFFYTAITVPTNKMADDLKRSGGFIPGVRPGAETSDFLDKVMSLITFPGSLFLALIAVFPAIVVSIMDVQPSWAMFFGGTSLIIMVGVAIDTIQQINSYLLNKHYDGLMKTGKNRKAVA; translated from the coding sequence ATGAAGAAATTTATTGAATCAATAAGTAATGTTTGGAAAATCGAAGAACTGAAAAATAGAATCTTAATTACATTAGGATTACTTTTAGTATATCGTTTTGGTGCACACGTAACGCTTCCTGGTATTGACGCAACTCAATTAACAGGTTTAGCGGGACAGACTAAAAATGGTTTAGGATCTATCCTAGACATGTTTACAGGAGGTGCTTTCTCTAAAGCTTCAGTTTTTGCTTTAGGTATTATGCCTTATATTTCTGCATCTATTGTTGTTCAGTTAATGGGAATTGCTATTCCTTATTTGCAAAAACTTCAAAACGATGGAGAAAGTGGTAGAAAAAAGATTAATCAAATCACTCGTTGGTTGACTATAGCTATTACACTGGTTCAAGGTCCAACTTATATCTATAATCTGTACAGAACATTGCCTGGTAGTGCATTCTTACTAGGCTTTAATTCTCCTGAATTTTTGTTCTCATCAGTTATCATTTTAGTTACAGGTACAATTTTTGCTATGTGGCTTGGTGAGAAAATTACAGATAAAGGTATTGGAAATGGAATTTCATTATTGATTATGGTTGGTATCTTAGCTCGTTTACCGCAAGCTTTTATTCAAGAGTTTACAACGAGAGTTACCAACAACAATGGAGGTCCAATGTTGTTAGTTATTGAAATTATTGTGTGGTTATTAGTTATTATTTCTTGTGTATTGCTTACAATGGCAGTACGTAGAATCCCGGTTCAATACGCTCGTCGTACGACAACTGGTGACTATGAGCAAGATTTAGCAGGTGGTAATAGACAATGGATTCCTCTTAAGCTTAATGCTTCTGGGGTTATGCCAATCATTTTTGCTCAGGCAATTATGTTTATACCTGCGGCTGTAGCTGGATTGTCTAAATCAGATACATCACAATCAATCGTTGGAGCATTTAGCGATATGTTTGGTTTCTGGTATAACTTGGTATTTGCAACTTTAATTATTGTATTTACATTCTTTTATACTGCGATCACCGTACCGACTAACAAGATGGCCGATGATTTGAAAAGAAGTGGTGGTTTTATTCCTGGCGTTCGTCCGGGAGCTGAAACTTCAGACTTCCTTGATAAAGTGATGTCTTTGATAACTTTCCCAGGATCTTTATTCCTTGCTTTGATTGCTGTGTTCCCAGCTATTGTTGTAAGTATTATGGATGTACAACCATCTTGGGCAATGTTTTTTGGAGGTACCTCATTAATAATTATGGTTGGTGTTGCAATAGATACTATTCAACAAATCAACTCGTACTTGTTAAACAAACATTATGATGGTTTAATGAAGACTGGTAAAAATAGAAAAGCGGTAGCTTAA
- the rplO gene encoding 50S ribosomal protein L15 has translation MNLSNLQPAEGSTHNQNKRLGRGEGSGKGGTSARGHKGAKSRSGYSKKIGFEGGQMPLQRRVPKFGFTNINRKEYEGVNLDTLQLLVDNGVITDSVNMTDYVANRLATKNEIVKILGRGELKAKLKVTAHKFTATAKAAIEAAGGEAVTI, from the coding sequence ATGAATTTAAGTAACTTACAACCAGCTGAAGGGTCAACACACAATCAAAATAAAAGATTAGGTAGAGGAGAAGGTTCTGGAAAAGGTGGTACTTCTGCAAGAGGTCACAAAGGAGCAAAATCTCGTTCTGGTTATTCTAAAAAGATTGGTTTTGAGGGAGGGCAAATGCCACTTCAAAGACGTGTGCCTAAGTTTGGTTTCACAAACATCAATCGTAAAGAATACGAAGGTGTTAATTTAGATACGCTTCAATTATTAGTAGACAATGGTGTGATTACTGATTCTGTTAACATGACAGATTACGTAGCAAACCGTCTAGCTACCAAAAATGAAATCGTTAAGATTTTAGGTAGAGGAGAATTGAAAGCAAAATTAAAAGTAACTGCCCACAAATTTACTGCTACTGCAAAAGCTGCTATTGAAGCTGCTGGTGGAGAAGCTGTAACTATATAA
- the rpmD gene encoding 50S ribosomal protein L30 gives MAKLLVKQVRSKINCPLSQKRGLEALGLRKMGQVVEHDSNPAILGMINKVKHLVSVEEAK, from the coding sequence ATGGCTAAATTATTAGTAAAACAAGTAAGAAGCAAAATCAACTGTCCTCTTTCTCAAAAGAGAGGTTTGGAAGCTTTAGGTCTACGTAAAATGGGACAAGTTGTAGAGCATGATTCAAACCCTGCTATCCTTGGTATGATAAACAAAGTTAAACACTTAGTTTCTGTCGAAGAAGCTAAATAA
- the rpsE gene encoding 30S ribosomal protein S5 — protein sequence MMSKYKNVELVKPSGLELKDRLVSVNRVTKVTKGGRAFGFSAIVVVGDENGVVGHGLGKSKDVSEAIAKAVEDAKKNLVKIPLNGQSVPHEQKGKFGGARVFLIPASHGTGVIAGGAVRSVLESVGIHDVLSKSQGSSNPHNVVKATFDALLQMRSAYTVAKQRGVSLEKVFKG from the coding sequence ATTATGTCTAAATACAAAAATGTAGAATTGGTAAAACCAAGTGGTCTTGAACTTAAAGATCGTCTGGTAAGTGTTAATCGTGTTACTAAAGTTACAAAAGGGGGTAGAGCTTTCGGTTTTTCTGCTATTGTAGTTGTAGGTGATGAAAATGGAGTAGTTGGTCACGGATTAGGAAAATCTAAAGACGTTTCTGAAGCAATTGCGAAAGCAGTAGAAGATGCTAAGAAAAATTTAGTAAAAATTCCTTTGAACGGACAATCTGTTCCTCACGAACAAAAAGGTAAATTTGGTGGTGCACGTGTATTCTTAATTCCTGCGTCTCATGGTACAGGAGTTATTGCTGGTGGAGCTGTTCGTTCAGTTCTTGAATCAGTAGGTATTCACGATGTATTATCTAAATCTCAAGGATCATCAAATCCTCATAACGTAGTGAAAGCAACTTTTGATGCTTTATTACAAATGAGAAGCGCTTACACTGTTGCAAAACAAAGAGGTGTTTCTTTAGAAAAAGTTTTTAAAGGTTAA
- the rplR gene encoding 50S ribosomal protein L18: MSLTKSDRRQRIRFRIRKSISGTTSNPRLSVFRSNKEIYAQLIDDVNGVTILAASSREKEIGKGTNVEIAAAVGKLVAEKALKAGIDTITFDRGGYLYHGRIKSLAEGARAAGLKF, encoded by the coding sequence ATGTCATTAACAAAATCTGATAGAAGACAGAGAATTAGATTCAGAATTAGAAAATCGATCAGTGGTACAACCTCTAATCCTAGACTATCTGTATTTAGAAGTAACAAAGAAATTTACGCTCAACTTATTGATGATGTAAATGGAGTTACTATATTAGCTGCATCTTCAAGAGAAAAAGAAATAGGAAAAGGTACTAACGTTGAAATCGCTGCTGCTGTTGGAAAACTAGTTGCTGAGAAAGCGTTAAAAGCCGGGATTGATACCATCACTTTCGATAGAGGTGGATATTTATATCACGGTCGTATTAAATCATTAGCAGAAGGCGCAAGAGCGGCTGGACTTAAATTCTAA
- the rplF gene encoding 50S ribosomal protein L6 codes for MSRIGKSPIVITAGVTVEVKDGIITVKGKKGQLTQEFSDVTVKVEGDQVLVERSSDHKDQRAKHGLYRSLINNMIVGVSEGFTKELELVGVGYRASNQGQKLDLALGYSHNIVLEIAPEVALETISEKGKNPIVKLTSFDKQLLGQVAAKIRGFRKPEPYKGKGVKFVGEVLRRKAGKSA; via the coding sequence ATGTCAAGAATAGGTAAAAGCCCAATTGTAATCACTGCTGGTGTAACTGTAGAAGTTAAAGACGGTATTATTACAGTAAAAGGAAAAAAAGGTCAACTTACTCAGGAGTTTTCGGACGTAACTGTAAAAGTTGAAGGCGATCAGGTTTTAGTAGAAAGATCGTCTGATCATAAAGATCAAAGAGCAAAACACGGATTATACAGATCATTAATCAATAACATGATTGTTGGTGTATCTGAAGGTTTTACAAAAGAACTTGAATTAGTTGGAGTTGGTTATAGAGCTTCAAACCAAGGTCAAAAGTTAGATTTAGCTCTTGGATATTCTCACAATATTGTTTTAGAAATTGCTCCAGAAGTAGCTTTAGAAACAATATCTGAAAAAGGTAAAAACCCTATCGTAAAATTAACATCATTCGATAAACAACTTTTAGGTCAAGTAGCTGCGAAAATCAGAGGTTTCCGTAAGCCTGAGCCATATAAAGGAAAAGGTGTTAAATTTGTGGGTGAAGTATTAAGAAGAAAAGCAGGTAAATCAGCTTAA
- the rpsH gene encoding 30S ribosomal protein S8: protein MYTDPIADYLTRVRNAVAANHKVVEIPASNLKKEITKILFDQGYILSYKFEDNSVQGSIKIALKYDKDTKEPVIKDIQRISKPGLRKYAGAAKLPRILNGLGIAIVSTSKGLMTGKQAKQLNVGGEVICYVY from the coding sequence ATGTATACAGATCCTATTGCAGATTATTTGACTAGAGTTCGTAACGCTGTGGCTGCAAACCACAAAGTTGTTGAAATTCCAGCTTCTAATCTAAAAAAAGAAATAACTAAGATCTTATTTGATCAAGGTTATATCTTGAGTTACAAATTTGAGGACAACTCTGTTCAGGGTTCAATCAAAATTGCTTTGAAGTATGATAAAGATACTAAAGAGCCTGTAATTAAAGATATCCAAAGAATTAGTAAACCTGGTTTACGTAAGTACGCAGGTGCTGCCAAATTACCTAGAATCCTTAACGGATTAGGAATTGCTATTGTTTCTACATCAAAAGGTTTGATGACTGGAAAACAAGCTAAGCAATTAAATGTAGGTGGTGAAGTAATTTGTTACGTATACTAA
- the rpsN gene encoding 30S ribosomal protein S14 encodes MAKESMKAREVKREKTVAKYAEKRKALKEAGDFEGLQKLPKNASPVRLHNRCKLTGRPRGYIRQFGISRVTFREMANNGLIPGVKKASW; translated from the coding sequence ATGGCTAAAGAATCAATGAAAGCCCGCGAGGTTAAAAGAGAAAAAACGGTAGCAAAGTATGCTGAGAAAAGAAAAGCTTTGAAAGAAGCTGGAGATTTTGAAGGATTACAAAAATTACCTAAAAATGCTTCGCCAGTTCGTTTACACAATCGTTGTAAATTAACAGGTAGACCAAGAGGGTATATCCGTCAATTCGGTATTTCACGTGTAACTTTCCGTGAAATGGCTAACAATGGATTAATTCCAGGTGTTAAAAAAGCCAGCTGGTAA
- the rplE gene encoding 50S ribosomal protein L5, with protein MAYTPRLKEEYKSRVIAALKEEFGYTNVMQVPKLEKIVLSRGVGAAVSDKKLIDYAVDELTKITGQKAVSTISKKDVASFKLRKGMPIGAKVTLRGERMYEFLDRLITSALPRVRDFSGIKATGFDGRGNYNLGVLEQIIFPEIDIDKVNKISGMDITFVTTAQTDKEAKSLLAELGLPFKKN; from the coding sequence ATGGCATATACACCTAGACTAAAAGAAGAATATAAGAGTAGAGTAATCGCTGCTCTTAAAGAGGAATTCGGATATACAAACGTAATGCAAGTTCCTAAATTGGAAAAAATCGTTTTGAGCCGTGGAGTTGGTGCAGCTGTATCTGATAAAAAACTTATTGACTATGCAGTTGATGAGTTAACAAAGATCACTGGACAAAAAGCAGTATCTACTATTTCAAAGAAAGACGTTGCGTCATTCAAATTGAGAAAAGGGATGCCGATTGGAGCAAAAGTTACTTTGCGTGGAGAAAGAATGTATGAGTTTTTAGATAGACTTATCACTTCTGCTTTACCACGTGTAAGAGACTTTAGTGGTATTAAAGCTACTGGATTTGATGGTAGAGGTAATTATAACCTTGGAGTTTTAGAGCAAATCATTTTCCCAGAAATTGATATTGATAAAGTAAACAAAATTTCAGGAATGGATATTACTTTTGTTACTACTGCTCAAACTGACAAAGAAGCAAAGTCATTATTGGCTGAATTAGGTTTACCTTTTAAAAAGAATTAA
- the rplX gene encoding 50S ribosomal protein L24: MIKLKIKTGDIVRVIAGDHKGAEGKVVRVYREKNKAIVEGVNMVSKHTKPSAKNPQGGIVKKEASIQISNISLIDPKTKETTRVGIRVEGDKKVRFSKKSNQVL; this comes from the coding sequence ATGATAAAGCTAAAAATAAAAACAGGAGACATCGTAAGAGTAATTGCCGGAGACCATAAAGGTGCTGAAGGTAAAGTTGTACGTGTTTACCGTGAGAAAAATAAAGCGATAGTTGAAGGTGTAAACATGGTTTCGAAACATACAAAACCAAGTGCTAAAAACCCTCAAGGTGGTATCGTTAAGAAAGAAGCTTCTATACAAATATCTAACATTTCACTAATTGATCCTAAAACTAAGGAAACAACTAGAGTTGGTATTAGAGTAGAAGGAGATAAGAAAGTAAGATTTTCAAAAAAATCTAATCAAGTACTATAG
- the rplN gene encoding 50S ribosomal protein L14 produces the protein MVQQESRLKVADNTGAKEVLTIRVLGGTKRRYASVGDKIVVSIKDATPNGNVKKGAVSTAVVVRTKKEVRRADGSYIRFDDNACVLLNAAGEMRGTRVFGPVARELREKQFMKIVSLAPEVL, from the coding sequence ATGGTACAACAAGAATCAAGACTAAAAGTAGCAGATAACACGGGAGCAAAAGAAGTTTTAACTATCCGTGTTTTAGGAGGTACCAAAAGAAGGTATGCCTCTGTTGGTGACAAGATTGTAGTTTCTATCAAAGATGCAACTCCAAACGGAAACGTGAAAAAAGGAGCTGTTTCAACTGCAGTTGTTGTACGTACCAAAAAAGAAGTGAGAAGAGCCGATGGTTCTTATATCCGTTTCGATGACAATGCATGTGTTCTTTTGAACGCTGCAGGGGAAATGAGAGGAACTCGTGTTTTTGGTCCGGTAGCAAGAGAACTTCGTGAAAAACAATTCATGAAAATTGTATCATTAGCACCAGAAGTGCTTTAA
- the rpsQ gene encoding 30S ribosomal protein S17, whose product MEEKRNLRKERIGVVTSNKMDKSIVIAEVRRVKHPLYGKFVLKTKKYVAHDETNDCNIGDTVRISETRPLSKSKCWRLVEILERAK is encoded by the coding sequence ATGGAAGAAAAAAGAAATTTAAGAAAAGAAAGAATTGGTGTTGTCACTTCAAATAAGATGGATAAATCTATCGTTATTGCTGAAGTAAGAAGAGTAAAACACCCATTATACGGTAAGTTCGTGTTGAAAACTAAGAAATACGTTGCACACGACGAAACAAACGACTGTAACATTGGAGATACTGTAAGAATTAGCGAAACGCGTCCTTTAAGTAAATCAAAATGTTGGAGATTAGTTGAAATCTTAGAAAGAGCTAAATAA
- the rpmC gene encoding 50S ribosomal protein L29: MKQSEIKDLSAAELQEKLSQTKKTYADLKMAHAISPIENPLQIRSVRRTVARLATELTKRELQ; the protein is encoded by the coding sequence ATGAAACAATCAGAAATAAAAGATCTTTCTGCAGCGGAGTTGCAAGAAAAACTTAGTCAAACTAAGAAAACATATGCTGACCTAAAAATGGCTCACGCTATTTCTCCAATTGAGAACCCACTTCAAATTAGAAGTGTAAGAAGAACAGTTGCAAGATTGGCTACAGAGTTAACTAAAAGAGAGTTACAATAA
- the rplP gene encoding 50S ribosomal protein L16: MLQPKRTKYRKVQKGKMKGNSQRGHELSNGMFGIKSVHEDGMFLTSRQIEAARIAATRFMKREGQLWIKIFPDKPITKKPLEVRMGKGKGAVEYWAAVVKPGRIMFEVGGVPLSVAKEALRLAAQKLPVKTKFVVARDFEA; this comes from the coding sequence ATGTTACAGCCTAAAAGAACAAAATACCGTAAGGTACAAAAAGGTAAGATGAAAGGAAACTCTCAAAGAGGGCATGAACTTTCTAATGGAATGTTTGGTATTAAATCTGTACATGAAGATGGAATGTTCTTAACTTCTCGTCAAATCGAAGCTGCACGTATCGCTGCAACTCGTTTCATGAAGAGAGAGGGACAATTATGGATCAAAATATTTCCAGACAAACCTATAACTAAGAAGCCTCTTGAAGTACGTATGGGTAAAGGTAAAGGAGCAGTTGAGTATTGGGCTGCTGTTGTTAAACCAGGAAGAATTATGTTTGAAGTTGGAGGAGTTCCTTTGTCAGTTGCAAAAGAGGCGTTACGTCTTGCAGCTCAAAAGCTTCCAGTAAAAACTAAGTTCGTCGTTGCTAGAGATTTCGAAGCATAA
- the rpsC gene encoding 30S ribosomal protein S3 codes for MGQKTNPIGNRLGIIRGWDSNWYGGNDYGDKLAEDHKIRKYIHARLSKASVSKVIIERTLKLVTVTITTARPGIIIGKGGQEVDKLKEELKKVTDKEVQINIFEIKRPELDAYLVATSIARQIESRISYRRAIKMAIAASMRMNAEGIKVLISGRLNGAEMARSEGFKEGRIPLSTFRADIDYALAEAHTTYGRMGIKVWIMKGEVYGKRDLSPLAGMDKKQSGTGGGKGGDSPRGDRKPFNKGGKPDARKRK; via the coding sequence ATGGGACAAAAGACAAATCCAATTGGAAATAGACTTGGTATCATCAGAGGATGGGACTCAAACTGGTATGGTGGAAATGATTACGGTGATAAACTTGCCGAAGATCACAAAATCAGAAAGTATATCCATGCTCGTTTATCAAAAGCTAGTGTATCAAAAGTAATCATCGAGAGAACTTTAAAACTTGTAACCGTTACTATCACTACTGCTAGACCTGGTATCATTATCGGAAAAGGTGGTCAAGAGGTAGACAAGTTAAAAGAAGAACTTAAGAAAGTTACTGACAAAGAGGTTCAAATCAACATCTTTGAAATCAAAAGACCTGAGTTAGATGCGTATCTTGTGGCTACAAGCATCGCTCGTCAAATCGAAAGCCGTATTTCTTACAGACGTGCAATCAAAATGGCTATTGCTGCTTCTATGCGTATGAACGCTGAAGGTATCAAAGTTTTGATTTCTGGTCGTTTGAATGGTGCTGAGATGGCACGTTCAGAAGGTTTCAAAGAAGGTAGAATTCCTCTATCAACTTTCAGAGCTGACATCGATTATGCACTTGCTGAAGCTCATACTACTTATGGTAGAATGGGAATCAAAGTGTGGATCATGAAAGGTGAAGTTTATGGAAAGAGAGATCTTTCTCCACTTGCAGGAATGGATAAAAAACAATCCGGAACTGGTGGTGGTAAAGGTGGCGATTCTCCAAGAGGAGACAGAAAGCCCTTTAATAAAGGTGGTAAACCAGACGCTCGTAAAAGAAAGTAA
- the rplV gene encoding 50S ribosomal protein L22 yields MGVRKRETADARKEANKSIAFAKLNNCPTSPRKMRLVADLVRGQKVERALNILRFSSKEASRKLEKLLLSAINNWEQKNSEGNLEEAGLFVKEIRVDGGMMLKRLRPAPQGRAHRIRKRSNHVTIVLGAINNTQSNS; encoded by the coding sequence ATGGGAGTTCGTAAAAGAGAAACAGCAGATGCGAGAAAAGAGGCTAATAAGTCTATTGCTTTCGCAAAATTGAATAACTGCCCTACTTCACCTAGAAAAATGCGCTTAGTAGCGGACTTGGTAAGAGGTCAGAAGGTAGAAAGAGCACTTAACATCTTAAGATTCAGTTCTAAAGAAGCTTCGAGAAAACTAGAGAAACTATTATTATCTGCAATCAACAACTGGGAGCAAAAAAATAGTGAAGGTAATTTAGAAGAGGCTGGATTATTTGTTAAAGAGATCAGAGTAGATGGTGGAATGATGTTGAAAAGACTTCGTCCAGCTCCACAAGGTCGCGCACACAGAATAAGAAAACGTTCTAACCACGTAACAATCGTGCTTGGAGCTATCAATAACACACAAAGCAATTCTTAA
- the rpsS gene encoding 30S ribosomal protein S19 → MARSLKKGPFVHYKLDKKVQENIESGKNGVVKTWSRASMITPDFVGQTIAVHNGRQFVPVYVTENMVGHKLGEFSPTRSFRGHAGAKNKGKK, encoded by the coding sequence ATGGCACGTTCATTAAAAAAAGGACCTTTCGTTCATTATAAGTTAGACAAGAAAGTTCAAGAAAACATTGAAAGCGGAAAAAATGGAGTAGTAAAGACTTGGTCTAGAGCTTCCATGATTACTCCAGACTTTGTTGGACAAACTATCGCAGTTCATAACGGTCGTCAATTTGTACCAGTTTACGTAACAGAAAACATGGTAGGTCACAAATTAGGAGAGTTTTCACCAACTAGATCTTTTAGAGGTCATGCTGGAGCAAAAAATAAAGGTAAAAAATAA